The genome window aatctagaAGTTAAGCAACCGTTTATACGGTCATACATTGGATGACAAAACTTTAGTAGTTGCTATGCTGAGCTTATTTTTCAGGAACCATTTCATTGATAGcgtatactttaaatatacaaaaattaaagaagCCAAATAACCAACAAATTAGTTCCACAATTAtgcctatatatttatattacagaaCGTACTTCCTTGATGAACCGCTCATtaaatcattacaatattGCACATCGGAAACTGAATATTGTCCTGAATTAGAAGAATACTGCCGGAATGTGCTGTCAGAATTATCAGTGATAGTAACAGACGCTGAAGGAAATATTATAGGTGCCCTAGTAAATACAATTGGTCTTATTCACGatgtaagtatgtattttaacTATTCCGTCGAATATTTGTTCGATCTTTCTGGGGGTTTGAGACAGAATTTAGGTGTAAGCTTAATGaatgatagattttttttttatttgtgaatgaCCAATAAGTGTGTACTTTTTTCGTTGTGTTTTTCATTTGACACTTTGGAATTCTTAAATTAGAtagttatttacatataagaGAAACAGGAGATCCCTCTCCTTCCCAGGAAATGaggaaattataattgtaataataatttttaagagcAAAATAATGCTATCATTGCAACATTCCtttaaaatacaagtaaatgtgttgttataaatatttttatatattttagacttTCTCTCTTAAtaacactgaaaaaatataaatttcgaaatgtttaaaaacaagGATACATGCATAATGAACAACATACAATGTATCTAGATCAAAAATATCATGCCTGGAAAAATATTGGAgtatgaatttgaatttaattaatgtctgATACAAGAACACCACTTAAGTTGTGTAACaccacaattaattattatttatctatttcagCCAATTgactatttatgtaatatagaGCAATgcgataatataaaagtacaaaaattcATGAGAGTAATCGCCGGAAGATCGGGAGCAAATTTACAAGAAAAATTtcctgatgatgataaatcaTTTGACATCATCATCGCGGCTACTGACAAGGCGTGGAGGAATAAGGGAGTTATGAAGAAGCTAATGGAGGAAGCCCAGTAAGAACTTTATAGTAATTGTTCTGTGATTTTTGAactaatttaatgtttaaaaaggtATTGCCATTCCGCTGATCCAGACGGAATCTGTGAAATTTCATTTCCATTGctgtaattttcttaaaaatgcGAGAATTTATagatgtttgtaactctttcacgcataatCGTCTGGacagattttaatgatacttGACAGTACTAAGCAAGTAACTGTTTCTATAGCACATAAGCTatacaaaaagttatttacTAATGTGATAGCCATTTTGTATAGTCGGCCATCTTGattcaaaaataacatagtGTATTTAACTGGTTAAGCCCTTTAATTTGATACCTGTATTTGATGGGGTTGTTCAAAATAGTTAATGTGCCATTTGTGGCGGCCGCCACCTAAATCGCAAGCAAACAGGCTTTTGAAAATCGAAATCAGTCCATCCGTTTGCGACCTACGCCACTGGCAGACACACAGAAAGACATCAACGTCAAACACCtctctttttgtgtttgtggCATAGCTTGTTTATATCATGTAATATAGATTACCAATACCCAAGTCCAAAAGCTAGTCAATGACAACATACAGGCAACGTTtggtgataaattatattttccgaTGACTCTAACCACGAAAATACtagtcaataatatatttatacaatttatgtataaatatattcgacAAACGGAAATTACTCTTAcactgattattattattataagggtTTCTATGGAAATTTTAACCGTAACCGAAACTAACGGATAcccgaaataaaaatatgtccgTCACGGGAACCGTAATCCCGGTTATAGAATggccattaaataaaaaactaagatATTGCTCaaaagtattttgttttctgCGCTCCAAAGTCACATATTTGCTTTGTTTctgtcattattaaattataattttttttattccgttccttttgtaataaagatattatataaaatatgtgcaATGTACATACTGACATTAGACTACTCTAACGCTCTACTGCTAAATCGTTCTATCTTTATTAGGATTTTTACACAGTAGACAGAACGAACAGTATGGGAACTAAGTCCTTTTTTTGAGTGGGGAAatctttcataatattaatacttacGGTCCCCGGGGAAAGAGCTGTGAATTATGTTGAATTCCTACAGAATAATACCCCGCTGTGACCTACCATCACCCaccgtcga of Zerene cesonia ecotype Mississippi chromosome 16, Zerene_cesonia_1.1, whole genome shotgun sequence contains these proteins:
- the LOC119832777 gene encoding dopamine N-acetyltransferase-like yields the protein MGYFYIKRVTKSVIEGVIKFLKRTYFLDEPLIKSLQYCTSETEYCPELEEYCRNVLSELSVIVTDAEGNIIGALVNTIGLIHDPIDYLCNIEQCDNIKVQKFMRVIAGRSGANLQEKFPDDDKSFDIIIAATDKAWRNKGVMKKLMEEAQKIAQEHGIRLIRIDTSSFYSARAAENQGFTCIYERRYADIKMNGEPIVVPEPPHTMDKVFIKELLNVKNDVTNSEFSIVFGQNV